The following DNA comes from Streptomyces sp. NBC_00273.
GTCGTGTCCGAGCTGGTCACCAACGCCATCGCGCACACTCAGGGCGAGGTGGGGATGGATCTGACCCTGTCGGCGGACCGGCTGCGGATCGCCGTGAACGACGCGTCGCCGCGCAGCCCCGTGAAACCGGTCTGGGTGAGCTGGGAGTCGACCGGCGGTCGCGGGCTGCTCATCGTCGAGGCGACGGCGACGGCCTGGGGCTCGGTACCGCTCAGCAGCGGCAAGCAGGTGTGGGCCGAGATCCCCTGGCGCCGCGGTTCCTGACACGTTGCGCGGGCGGCTCCCGCGGGCGCTCCCGCGGGCGGTGCTCAGCCGCGGGCCGGGAGGGGGCGCTGGGAGGGGCCGGTGTAGGAGCCGAGGGGGCGGATCAGGGCGTTGTGCTCCAGCTGTTCGGTGATGTGGGCCGTCCAGCCGGTGATCCGGCTCATCACGAACAGCGGGGTGAAGGTCGGGACGTCGAACCCCATCAGGTGGTACGCCAGCGCGGCGGGATAGTCGAGGTTCGGGTGGATCCCCTTGCGGCTGATCACGGCGTGCCGGAGCGAGGCGTGCAGGGTGGCGAGCCGGGTCGCATCGGGGTCCGCGGCGCGGGCGACGAGACGGTCGGTGGCCTCCTGCATGATCGGCACTCGGGAGTCGCCGTTCTTGTAGACGCGGTGCCCGAAGCCCATGATCTTCCTGCGGGCGGCCAGCGCCCCGTCCAGCCACTGCCCGGCCCGCTCCGGGTCGCCGATCTCGCCCAGCATGTGCATCACGGCCTCGTTGGCGCCGCCGTGGAGCGGACCCTTGAGGGCGCCGATGGCCGCGGTGACCGCGCTGTAGAGGTCGGAGAGGGTGGACGTGACCACCCGCGCGGTGAACGTCGAGGCGTTGAAGCTGTGCTCCGCGTAGAGGATGAGCGAGATCTCGAAGCACCGGACGACCTCGGGGGCCGGCACCCTGCCGAAGCACATCCGGAAGAAGTTCTCCGCGTATCCGAGCGACCGGTCCGGCTGGACGGCGGCGAGCCCGTGCCGCCGTCGGTGGTCCGCCGCGACCACGACCGGCAGCTTCGCCAGCAGCGCGAGGGACTTGGTGCGGTTGGCTTCGGTGCTGCCGTCGTCCTCCGTGGGGTCCTGCGAGCCGAAGACACTGACGGCGGTGCGCAGCACGTCCATCGGGTGGCAGGTCTCCGGCAGCCGGGCGAGCAGTTCGGCGGTGGTCCGGTCCAGGGGCCGCAGGGCGCGCTCGCGGGCCTGGAACTCGCGCAGTTGGTCCGCGTCCGGGAGTTCGCCGTACCAGAGGAGGTGCGCGACCTCCTCGAAGGAGCAGCGGGCGGCCAGGTCCTGGACCGGATATCCGCGGTAGGTGAGGGAGTTGGTCTCCTGGATGACGGTGGAGATGGCGGTGGTGTCGACGACGACGCCGGTGAGACCGCGGTGGATCTCGGGCGTGGTGGCGGTCATGGGTGGCCTCCGGTGCGGGTGGTCGGTCAGTTGCCGGGCGGGAGCGTGAAGTCGGCGACGGTCGAGTCGAAGGCGGCGTAGTCCTCGTAGCCGAGCACCTCGTAGAGCCGGGAGCGGGTCTGCATGCGGGGCAGCAGTGACTCCTGGGTGCCCTCGGCGGCGAGGGTGCGCAGGCCGTCCTCGACCGCGCCCATGGCGAGGCGGAAGAGGGTGACGGGGTACAGCGCGATGTTGTAGCCGAGGTTCTCCAACGTGCGTGCGTCGAGCAGCCTGCTCTTGCCGAATTCCGTCATGTTCGCGAGGAGGGGGACGTCGACGGCCTTGCGGAAGGCATCGAACTCGGCCTCGTCCGCGAGCGCTTCGGGAAAGACGGCGTCGGCGCCCGCGTCCACGTACGCCTTGGCGCGGTCGATCGCGGCGGCCAGGCCTTCGACGGCGCGGGCGTCGGTGCGGGCCATGAGGAGGAAGTCGGGGTCGCGGCGGGCGTCGGCGGCGGCGCGGACCCTGCGGGCCATCTCCTCGCGCGCGACGACGCCCTTGCCGTCGAGGTGGCCGCACCGTTTGGGGTTGACCTGGTCCTCCAGGTGGAGTCCGGCCAGCCCCGCGTCCTCCATGAGCTGGAGGGTGCGGGCGGCGTTCATCGGCCCGCCGAAGCCGGTGTCGGCGTCGATGAGGGCGGGCAGGTCGGTGACGCGGGTGATCTGCTGGGCGCGGGCGGCGATCTCGGTGGAGGTGGTCAGGCCGATGTCGGGCAGGCCCAGGTCGGCGGCGAGCACGGCCCCCGAGAGGTACACGGCGTCGAACCCCGCCTCCTGGACGAGTCGGGCCGAGTACGGGTTGATCGCGCCCGGGATCCTCAGCAGCCGCCCGGAGGCGAGCTGTTCGCGGAAGGTGCGGCGGCGGGACGCGGCAGTGGTGCGGGTGTGGAGCATCAGAGCAGGCCCTTCGGGAGCCGGGCGTCTTCCGCGGCGACGGCATTGGTGTCGACGGCGGGGAAGAGGTCGGCGAGGCCTGCGGTGCCCAGCTCCGCCAACCGGTCCGCGGCCTGCAGGAAGTGGTCCTGGGCCGCGCCGGTGACGATCCCCTCGGTCAGGGTGCGGAACTTGGCGGTGTAGCCGGCCCGGTCGAACGGGCGGGCTCCGGCGGGGTGTGCGTCGGCGACGGCGAGCTGGTCCTCGACGACGGAGCCGTCCTCGAAGGTGATCACGGCGCGGCCACCGAAGGCCCGACGGGAGGGGTCCGGGTCGTGGTACCGCCGGGTCCACTCGGGGTCTTCGGCGGTGGAGATCTTCCTCCACAGCTCGACGGTGGCGGGCCGCCCCGCGCGCTCGGGGGCGTAGGAGCGCTCGTGGTGCCAGCCGCCGTCCTCGAGGGCGACGGCGAAGACGTACGGCACCGAGTGGTCGAGGGTCTCGCGGCCGGCGGCCGGATCGTACTTCTGCGGGTCGCCGGAGCCGGAGCCGATGACGTGGTGGGTGTGGTGGCTCGTGTACAGGACGATCGAGCGGACCTTCTCCAGCGGGCCGGCCTTCTCCCGCAGGGTGCGGGCGAGGTCGATGATCGCCTGCGCCTGGTACTCGGCGGAGTGCTCCTTGGTGTACGTGTCGAGGATCGCGCGGCGCGCCTCGCCGGGCCCGGGCAGTGACACGGTGTACGAGGCGTCCGGGCCGTCCAGCATCCAGGCGAGGAAGCCGTCCTCCCCCTCGTAGATCGGCGAGGGGGATCCCTCGCCGCGCATGGCCCGGTCCACCGCTTCCACGGCGGCCTTGCCGGCGAAGGCCGGCGCGAACGCCTTCCAGCTGGAGATCTCGCCCTTGCGCGACTGCCGGGTCGACGTGGTGGTGTGCACCGCCTGCTGTACCGCCTGGTACACGGTTCCGGTGTCCAGCCGCAGCATCGCTCCGATGCCGCACGCCGTCGCGGCGCCGAGGTGGGCGACGTGGTCGATGCGGTGCGCGTGCAGGCAGATGCCCTTGACCAGGGCGACGTGGATCTCGTAGGCGGCGATGATGCCCCGCAGCAGGTCCGCGCCGGAGCGCCCGGTGCGCTGGGCCACGGCCAGCAGGGGCGGAATGTTGTCCCCGGGGTGGGAGTAGTCGGCGGCGAGGTAGGTGTCGTGGAAGTCCAGCTCGCGCACGGCCGTGCCGTTGGCCCAGGCCGCCCACTCCGGCGACACGCGGGTCCCGGCGGCGACTCCGAAGACCGATGCGCCGGCGGGGGTCCGGTGGCTGAGGGCCTGGGCCCGCGCGACGGCGACGGGGCGGCGGCGCAGCGAGGCGACGGCCACCGAGGCGTTGTCGATGATCCGGTCGACCGCCGTCCCCGCGGCCCCGGGGTCGAGGTCCGGGGCGTCCTGGGTGCCGGTGGCCACGGCGGCCAGCTTCCAGGCGAGCTGCTCCTCTCGGGGCAGGCGGTCGGCGCTGGGGTGGACACGTACCTGATGGTCGATCACGGGGCTCCTCGCAGCGTGCGGTGGGATGGTGGGTGCGTCGTCGTACGAGGGTGAGTCTTCCCCTCCGGGAGGGCCGGGGCGACGGCTCCACACTGCGTAATCCGTCCCTGCCGATCGTGCGAATCTGCGAATTCTGCGAACGGTGCGGATGCTAACTTCACAGGTGAGGACGGGTGGAGAGGAGCTCGCGATCCCCATGGGACGGCCTGCCGGACGGATCTACGCACACGCGAAACTGCGCAGGCTGCGCCGTGAGCGGGGCATGAACCAGGTCGAACTGGCCCGCGCGCTGGGGCTGTCCACCAGCTACCTCAACCAGATCGAACACAGCCGGCGGCCGCTGACCGCTCCGGTGCTGCTGCGGATCGCCGAGGTCTTCGGCGTCGATCCGGAGTTCTTCTCCGAGGCCGGCGAGGAACGTCTGGCCACCGATCTACGGGCGGCGCTCGGGGACGAGGCGTGCGGAAGCCCGGTCCCGGGGGACGAGATCGCCGACGTGGCCCGCGACCACCCCGAGGTGGCCCGGGCCCTCGTCGCCCTCCACCAGCGCTACCGGGACGCCTCCGAGCGGGTCGTCGCGCTGGCCTCCCCCGAGGACACCGCGGGCCTGTTGCCGGCCGAACCCCACGACGAGGTGCGGGACTTCTTCTACGCCCACCACAACCACTTCGCCGCCCTGGAAACGGAGGCCGAGCAGACCGCCGAAGCGCTCGGCCCCGGCCGGGTCGGCCGCGCCGCGGACGCTCTCACGGGCCGCCTCGCGACCCGGCACGGGATCAAAGTGCTCCAGGCGGGCCCTGAACGCTCCGCCGACGCACGGCGCTTCGACCCCGACAGCGGACTGCTCCTGCTCTCCCCCTGGCTCAGCGAGGGACAGCGGGCCTTCCAACTGGCCACGCAGCTCGCGCTGCTGGAGCACGGCCCCCTGCTGACCGGACTGGTCGATGCGGCAGACCTGTCCTCGCCGCAGGCGGAGGGCCTCGCCCGCATCGGGCTCGCCAACTACTTCGCGGGCGCGCTCCTCATGCCGTACACCGCCTTCCACGCGGCCGCCGAGCGGCTCCGCTACGACATCGAGCTGTTGCAGGCCCGCTTCGGCGTCGGCTTCGAGACCGTCTGCCACCGCCTGTCGACCCTCCAGCGCACCGGGAACCGGGGGGTGCCCTTCTCCTTCCTGCGGGCCGACCGCGCGGGCAACATCTCCAAACGCCAGTCCGCCACCGACTTCCACTTCTCCCGGCTGGGCGGCACCTGCCCGCTCTGGACCGTCTACGAAGCCTTCTCCTCCCCCGGCCGCGTCCTCACGCAGGTCGCCGAGATGCCCGACGGCAAGAAGTACTTCTGGATCGCCCGCAC
Coding sequences within:
- a CDS encoding MmgE/PrpD family protein; translated protein: MIDHQVRVHPSADRLPREEQLAWKLAAVATGTQDAPDLDPGAAGTAVDRIIDNASVAVASLRRRPVAVARAQALSHRTPAGASVFGVAAGTRVSPEWAAWANGTAVRELDFHDTYLAADYSHPGDNIPPLLAVAQRTGRSGADLLRGIIAAYEIHVALVKGICLHAHRIDHVAHLGAATACGIGAMLRLDTGTVYQAVQQAVHTTTSTRQSRKGEISSWKAFAPAFAGKAAVEAVDRAMRGEGSPSPIYEGEDGFLAWMLDGPDASYTVSLPGPGEARRAILDTYTKEHSAEYQAQAIIDLARTLREKAGPLEKVRSIVLYTSHHTHHVIGSGSGDPQKYDPAAGRETLDHSVPYVFAVALEDGGWHHERSYAPERAGRPATVELWRKISTAEDPEWTRRYHDPDPSRRAFGGRAVITFEDGSVVEDQLAVADAHPAGARPFDRAGYTAKFRTLTEGIVTGAAQDHFLQAADRLAELGTAGLADLFPAVDTNAVAAEDARLPKGLL
- a CDS encoding bifunctional 2-methylcitrate synthase/citrate synthase — encoded protein: MTATTPEIHRGLTGVVVDTTAISTVIQETNSLTYRGYPVQDLAARCSFEEVAHLLWYGELPDADQLREFQARERALRPLDRTTAELLARLPETCHPMDVLRTAVSVFGSQDPTEDDGSTEANRTKSLALLAKLPVVVAADHRRRHGLAAVQPDRSLGYAENFFRMCFGRVPAPEVVRCFEISLILYAEHSFNASTFTARVVTSTLSDLYSAVTAAIGALKGPLHGGANEAVMHMLGEIGDPERAGQWLDGALAARRKIMGFGHRVYKNGDSRVPIMQEATDRLVARAADPDATRLATLHASLRHAVISRKGIHPNLDYPAALAYHLMGFDVPTFTPLFVMSRITGWTAHITEQLEHNALIRPLGSYTGPSQRPLPARG
- the prpB gene encoding methylisocitrate lyase is translated as MLHTRTTAASRRRTFREQLASGRLLRIPGAINPYSARLVQEAGFDAVYLSGAVLAADLGLPDIGLTTSTEIAARAQQITRVTDLPALIDADTGFGGPMNAARTLQLMEDAGLAGLHLEDQVNPKRCGHLDGKGVVAREEMARRVRAAADARRDPDFLLMARTDARAVEGLAAAIDRAKAYVDAGADAVFPEALADEAEFDAFRKAVDVPLLANMTEFGKSRLLDARTLENLGYNIALYPVTLFRLAMGAVEDGLRTLAAEGTQESLLPRMQTRSRLYEVLGYEDYAAFDSTVADFTLPPGN
- a CDS encoding short-chain fatty acyl-CoA regulator family protein; the encoded protein is MGRPAGRIYAHAKLRRLRRERGMNQVELARALGLSTSYLNQIEHSRRPLTAPVLLRIAEVFGVDPEFFSEAGEERLATDLRAALGDEACGSPVPGDEIADVARDHPEVARALVALHQRYRDASERVVALASPEDTAGLLPAEPHDEVRDFFYAHHNHFAALETEAEQTAEALGPGRVGRAADALTGRLATRHGIKVLQAGPERSADARRFDPDSGLLLLSPWLSEGQRAFQLATQLALLEHGPLLTGLVDAADLSSPQAEGLARIGLANYFAGALLMPYTAFHAAAERLRYDIELLQARFGVGFETVCHRLSTLQRTGNRGVPFSFLRADRAGNISKRQSATDFHFSRLGGTCPLWTVYEAFSSPGRVLTQVAEMPDGKKYFWIARTVTRGGFGHHAPRADFAVALGCELRHAPRLVYAQGIALQDARAATPIGLGCRICERQDCAQRARPPAGGILAVDPDLRTHVPYPVIADR